In Sphingobacterium sp. R2, the genomic stretch TCCTTCAATAATAATTCCTGCAGAGGACATAATAAATTCGTAGGCATACAAGGGCGCTTCAAAGCGTATTGCAAGGGCAACAGCATCAGAAGTGCGTGCGTCAATCTCTACAATCTTGTTGCCGTCGGAACAGATCATTTTAGCATAAAATATCCCTTCAATTAGATTGTAGATAATAACTTCAATAAGCCGAATTCCAAATGATTCTCCAAAGGATTGAAATAGGTCGTGTGTCAGCGGGCGACTAGGAATCATTTTTTCTATCCGAATAGCAATAGCTTGAGCCTCGTGACTGCCGATGATGATGGGTAATCTTCTGTTGCCTTCCACTTCACCTAATACCAGGGCATAAGCCCCTGATTGGGTTTGACTATAGGATAAACCAACGATATCTAATCTGATTTTCTTCATTTTAATTTCAAACCGGTTTACAAACTTAGATAAATTTGCTTTTATATGCAATTATAACCAATAAAAAACTCCCCATTCAGTTTCAATAAATGGGGAGAATATATGGATTAAATGTTTATATACCTCTATAAGCCTTCAGTGCTTGCGTCAATTTTGGAACGATGTCAAATACATCCCCTACAATTCCATAATCGGCAACTTTGAAAAATGGAGCTTCGGGATCTTTATTGATGACAACAATGGTTTTTGAGGAGCTCACCCCCGCCAAATGTTGAATTGCACCAGAGATACCAATTGCAATATAGAGATTAGGGCTCACTACAATACCTGTTTGTCCTACGTGTTCCGAATGGGGGCGCCAGCCGGCGTCGGACACAGGTTTCGAACATGCGGTAGCTGCACCTAGCACATCCGCAAGTTCTTCAATCATCCCCCAGTTTTCGGGGCCTTTGAGACCGCGGCCCGCAGAGACCACAATGTCAGCTTCGGGTAAAGAAACTTTGTCTGTCGCGCGCACAATCTCCTTAACCACGGTTGAAAAATCAAGTTGGTCAATATTGGGCGTAAAGGTTTCGACAGTGGCATTACCACCAGTCTCTTTTATTTCATATGCATTTGGACTTAGTGCGATGACCTTTATATCCGAGGTTAGTTCGAGCGTAGCGAACGCTTTATTGGAGAACGCCGTTTTTTTGACCGTCAGTTTGTCATCCGTAATGTGCGGTAATTCGAGCGCGCCATCGGCCAGACCAGCTTCCAACTTGGCTGCAATGCGAGGAGCAAGTCCTTTTCCGGAAAATGAATTGGACAGGACAAGCAATTTCGAACCCGTACTTTTTAAAGCTTCTGCGATGATACTAGCATAAGCTTGGTTTACAAAAGAAGCAAGTTGTTCCTGATTGACATTTAATACTTTCGAAGCACCGTATTTGCCCAAAGCAGCAAGTTCGTCTTCGGCAACATTCCCGATTGAAATTGCAACAACATCAGTCTGTATGTTATCAGCGATGGATTTGGCATACGAAACAACTTCAAAAGCAGATTTTTTGAATTTTCCATCGGTATTTTCTACATATACAAGTATCGACATAGTGTTTTAGCGTTTAAAGATTAAATAACTTTAGCTTCATCATGAAGAAGAGAAACTAATTTTTCTACCTCAGTAGCGTCAACAAGTTTGACCGTACCTCGTGGAGCTGGTGTCTCATAGTTGACAATGTGAGCAAGAAGTTCTACGGAGAACGGTTCCACCACGTCCAGCGGTTTGCTTCGTGCACTCATAATACCACGCATATTGGGTATTTTAGGCTCAGCAACACCTTCGGCTGTACCGATGACGAGTGGTAACTTGGCCGTTAACACTTCTTTACCACCCTCAATTTCACGTTCCACGGTCACCATATCACTTGCAACCTCGACTTTTTTGGCTATGGAAACAGATGGGATCTGTAGCAATTCTCCTATAATTGCCGCCACCTGAGCACCATTATAATCGATAGATTCACGACCAGTTAAAATTAAGTCAAATGCATTGTCTTTGGCATACGCTGCTATTTGATTCGCAACAAACCAAGCATCGCGGGGAGCGGCATCTATCCGTACAGCGTTATCTGCGCCAATTGCCAATGCTTTTCGAATGGTTGCATCTGTCGATGCATCCCCCACATTGATGACAGTTACGGTTCCTTTTCCACCTTCGGCCAATTCCACTGCTTTAGATAAAGCAATTTCATCATAAGGGTTTATAATGAATTGTACACCAGCTGTATTAAATGCAGTGTTGTCATTTGTAAAAGTGATTTTGGATGTAGTGTCAGGGACATTACTTATACAAACTAATATTTTCATATACGATTGGTTTTACCCAAACTTACCATATTTTCATTTAATTAAAAAGTTTCAGATCAACCAAAATCCCTTGAGATGGCAATTGATAGATATTGAATATTTTTAAAATTTTCAAGCATTTTTCGATTATTTTTTTTGATGTAACAAGATATTTAATGCTTTTGTTGCTGTTTTTGTAATTTTTCTTTTTGAACAAGTGATTTCTGACAACAGATTTGTTTCGTCAGCAAATTGTCATTTTGTATGCTAGCATAGTAATTTTTGGATAAGTATAGATTTCTCAAGGGTTTAGAAGAGTAATGTTTTTTTTCTATCATACAGGGATGTGGATTGTTATCACTAGGTATACGTATTATATTGGATATAAAGTTCAATTTGTCTAAGTTTGAAATAAAAAAATATGTCAACACGATTGGACCAACTGATTGAATTTCTGAAAGAGAGCCCGGAGGATCCTTTTCTGAAATATGCGATTGCAGCTGAATATCTCAAGCAGGGGAATGAGCAGGAGGCTATGTCGAGATTCGAGGATTTAGTACAGTCTAATCCAGAATATGTAGGAACCTACTATCATCTGGGTAAATTGTACGAAAAATTAAGTCGAGAAGAGTCGGCGATTGCTACATACCGATCTGGAATCGAGATCGCCCGCAAAAGTCGTAATTTCCATGCTCTGGGCGAGTTGCAGGGCGCATTGGCAGTTTTGGCAGACGATGACGATGCTGATTTTTAATCTTTTCTAAATTTTTGGTATTTAATTTGTTATGAATTTATTGGTGTAACTGTTAGATGCTGATTTTTTTGAATTTAGAATGTGATGAAAAGGTATATTTGGATTGTGGGTTTGTGGGTGATCATTGGAATGGTGGGGTGTGATAATCCCAAGCAAAGTGTAGCCGTCTATAAAGATAATTTACAGGATCTTAAAGGAAGAGATAAGGCGGAAGTAGTGATTGGTGAATATAAGGGCGTGCTGCCTTGTGCGGATTGCGACGGAATTGAAACACTAATTTCATTACATGCTGACAATACATATCAATATTCATCTAAATATCTAAATAAAAGTGAGGATGTGTTTGTTCGGGAAGGAAAATGGAAGTTGGATGGTAATATTATTACCTTAGATGGTGTAGATTATAAATTCAAACTTGGAAATGGAATGCTCAGTCAGCTGGATCTCTCAGGAAATGACATTACCGGAGATATATCCAAATACTATGTGTTGACGAAAAATTGAGTTAACTTTTTATAAATGATTTAATAACAAGAAAGCCGGAGGTACAACTTCCGGCTTTCTTGTTTTTGAGCTTATTTTATCTTTAAAACATTCGCACATATGATTGATGCTTTAATTTCATTTGGGATAAACTTTTCAACATTTATCTGAAAATGCTATTGGTTTTTTGTACAAAGTTCTTTTAACGTATTTACAACAAAGTCGATTTCCTCCCTGGTATTGTTTTTACAAAAAGAAAAACGCACCGAGGGGCGTTCAGCGCTCGATTTGATCGCATTCAATACATGAGAGCCTATGTCGGTCCCTGAGCTGCAGGCGCTTCCGCCAGAGCATGATATGCCTGCAATATCCAAATTGAATAGCAGCATATCAGCGAGGTTACTGCAAGGGAAAGAAACATTCAATACGGTGTACAATGATTTGTCTGGTTCGATGACGCCATTAAAGCCAATGTCGGGTATTGCTTTCAATAACTCATCAATCATATAAGATTTGAGCCCCTGTATATAAGTATGATGTTCTTCCATGTTTTCATAGGCAAGTTCCAGCGCTTTGGCAAGTCCTGCTATGCCATATACATTTTCTGTCCCGCCACGCATATTGCGTTCTTGTGCTCCGCCATAGATTAAAGGTTTGATCTTGTTATTGGCGTTGATATAAAGAAAGCCGACCCCTTTCGGGCCATGGAATTTATGAGCAGCTCCTGTGACGAAGTCTATTTTAAGTTGAGTAAGATCATGTGGGTAATGCCCCATCGTCTGCACAGTATCGGAATGAAATACAGCATTGTGCTTTTGGCATAACTCGGCGATATGGTGAATATCGTTGAGATTCCCAATTTCATTATTGGCATGCATAATAGAGACAAAAGTGCGGGGGTTACGCATTAAAAGCTCTTCCAGCTGGTTGATATTTAAATTGCCTTTTTCATCAACCTCCAACAGGTCAAGGTGCACTTTACCTGCTTTTTGCAGTTCCTCTAAGGTGTGTAATACGGCATGATGTTCAATGGGGGAGGTAATGGCATGGGTTATCCCAAAGTCGGTTATTGACCTCACGATAGCCATATTGTCTGCTTCCGTTCCACCTGATGTAAAAAATATCTCTGCAGGAGACACATGAAGCAAATTGGCAATCGTTTTTCGTGCTTTTTCTACAATTGTCTTTACTTGTCGTCCGTGACTATGGATTGAAGATGGATTACCAAAGTTATTGTCCATCACATCGATCATTACTTTTATTACTTCAGGATCTAAGGCTGTAGTCGCTGCATTATCAAAATATACTTGCATGCCGCAAAATTACAAATCTCTCAAGTAAATTAACGCTATCAAATCACTAATTTTTATCATTTTAATTTCCTAATTATGGCAGGTCGATGTCTGAGTACTGCGGTTTCTAAGAATGAGGTTCTTTTTGCCCTGGATAGTATGGGATGGAAGTTTTTCTGTTCTGATAAAGAAAAATAGCGCTAATATGTTGGTTCATATTGGCGCTATTTTTCAATTTATATGAGTTCCTTTTTTCGTCTGATCACAATCAGGATCAAAAATCCTCCTAATGCGAGCGTCAAACCCAAATAAGCGGCGATATCACCTGCTTGCGTATAGAACGTAATTTCTTCATTTAAATTAATTTCCTGATTGAGGGCCGCAGGCTGCCACCATTTCGTCTGTTGCACAATATCTCCCCGTTGATTAATAAAGCCAGATATCCCTGTGTTGGCAGAGCGAGCCACCCATCGTCTGTTCTCAATCGCACGTAGTTTAGCATACTGTAAATGTTGGTCTTTGCCCGATGTATTTCCCCACCAGCCATCGTTGGTGATGATCGCAATAAACTGTGCTCCTTTTTTGACATACTTAGCAACATAATTGCCCCAAATGGATTCGTAACAGATGACCGGTGCTGCACCAATGCCACTTTGCGCATAAAATACCGATGGTTCGGCCTGTTTTCCATAGCCTCCCGTAGTGCCGCCGAATGCTTTAAATAAAGGTTTTAAGAAGTTCATGGCTGCACCAAAAGGCATTTGTTCAACGCCCGGAACGAGCTTGGACTTATGATAAAATTGTAGTTTGGAAGAATAATCGATCAATGTCGCGGCATTGAAATTATCTTGATAAACATGAGGAGCTATTTCGCGCGCAGTTGGTGTTTTGGCATCGTTGTACAGCTGATAGCTTTCAATACCTGAAAGTACATTGCCATTTTTATATTGATCTAAAAATTTTAAGATGCGCTGGTAAGAGTAGGTTTCCCTAAAGTTTTCCTCATCGAAATCGCCATTCTGTGAAAGCGCCGTTTCAGGCCAGATGAAAAACTCCGTATTGGGTTTCCCGACTGAATTTGATAAAGCGAATAAGGTGTTTAATTGTTCCTCAGGACTTATATTAAATTTAATATAAGGGTCAATATTGGGCTGAACAACGACTATTTGTGCCGGATTCTGATGTTCTTCGTAGTTAAAGTACCGTATCAGCGAGTAAGCGGTGGGAAGTAACAATACTGCGGCTAAAGAAGCAATCGGGACAATCTTACGTTTGATCGGATAAAGTCCCTTCCGATTCAGGTAAAGTGTAAACACCAAGATGTTGACCAGCCAGATCCATATGGTTCCACCGTAGACTCCCGTGATTTCATACCATTGCACCAATTGGTGGAAACTGGCGAAACCATTTCCTAATGTCATCCACGGGAACGCTAAATCCCAGGATTCATGTAAAAATTCGTAGCTTATCCAGAATCCCATTAATCCGAAAAGGGATAATAGGATGTTCGTTTTGCGTCGTAGTTGTGCATACAGTCTGAACGCCAGCGCCATTAAAGCCGCTCCAAGGCAAAAAGGGATCAGGCTGATCACAACGGCTGCAAATGCCGGCATAACTGCCGAAATGGAGTTATATACCCAATAAATCGAGGCGGTGTTCCACACAACTGCGGTGAGTCCTGCAGTAAGAAATACTTTACGGCCTTTTCTTTTGCATGTTTCACTTCGGATAATGTTTTCAACAGCAATCAGCAGCGGTACAAATCCAATAAATAACAATGGACTGGAATAGGGGATTGGAGGCCAGCCCAGCCACAATAAAAAGGCACTTAAAAGTGCCAGTAAATAGTTGTTTTTCACTATATATTTTCTCCCATTTATAATTATAAACTGGATAATACTTCTCGCTTTTTACTCTCGTATTCTTCTTGGGTAATCAATTGTTTATCGAAGAGCGTTTTTAATTTTTTGAGCTTTAAGGTAATTTCATCCTCTTCCTCTTCCTTTGCCGCAGCAGGTGAGATAGGAGCTGCCGAAACTGATGGAATAGTTGGAGTGGATGCGATCGGTTGCTGTGCCTGAACCTGCGCCTGCGGAGTTGGCTGACCAGCCCCATAATATTGCGGTGCTGATTGAGCAGGTGCTGCAGCTGCTGGCTGCCCTGCGGCATTACTTTCCGGTCTTTCGATAATCCCTTCTTTTGCCACAGTTGGAGCAATCACTATTTTCTCTTTTTCGGCGGCCAATTCCGCTTTTTTATAATTTTCAAGCGCCGCTTTAATATACTGATACAATTTTCTGGCCTGAACCTTAGGGATATAATCGATGCTCAAATTCTCCCCAGTAAAAGGAATAACAGTCACTTTCGAACCGAAGATTTCCTCTTTAAACGCAATATCTTTGATATCTTGCCAGCCGAAAATTTCGAAATCCGTAGCTAAGCCCAATTTAGTAAACTCGCACATAAATATGCGCTTATTACTGATGGTAATACTATCCGGTAAAATAGTCACAG encodes the following:
- a CDS encoding bifunctional nuclease family protein, with the protein product MKKIRLDIVGLSYSQTQSGAYALVLGEVEGNRRLPIIIGSHEAQAIAIRIEKMIPSRPLTHDLFQSFGESFGIRLIEVIIYNLIEGIFYAKMICSDGNKIVEIDARTSDAVALAIRFEAPLYAYEFIMSSAGIIIEGHDFAFLENMDKSNKVQDPSVVEVEEKTPSKSPHNPFSSLTNEQLEQALNQALTEENYERAALIRDEISKRK
- a CDS encoding electron transfer flavoprotein subunit alpha/FixB family protein; this encodes MSILVYVENTDGKFKKSAFEVVSYAKSIADNIQTDVVAISIGNVAEDELAALGKYGASKVLNVNQEQLASFVNQAYASIIAEALKSTGSKLLVLSNSFSGKGLAPRIAAKLEAGLADGALELPHITDDKLTVKKTAFSNKAFATLELTSDIKVIALSPNAYEIKETGGNATVETFTPNIDQLDFSTVVKEIVRATDKVSLPEADIVVSAGRGLKGPENWGMIEELADVLGAATACSKPVSDAGWRPHSEHVGQTGIVVSPNLYIAIGISGAIQHLAGVSSSKTIVVINKDPEAPFFKVADYGIVGDVFDIVPKLTQALKAYRGI
- a CDS encoding electron transfer flavoprotein subunit beta/FixA family protein → MKILVCISNVPDTTSKITFTNDNTAFNTAGVQFIINPYDEIALSKAVELAEGGKGTVTVINVGDASTDATIRKALAIGADNAVRIDAAPRDAWFVANQIAAYAKDNAFDLILTGRESIDYNGAQVAAIIGELLQIPSVSIAKKVEVASDMVTVEREIEGGKEVLTAKLPLVIGTAEGVAEPKIPNMRGIMSARSKPLDVVEPFSVELLAHIVNYETPAPRGTVKLVDATEVEKLVSLLHDEAKVI
- a CDS encoding tetratricopeptide repeat protein, whose product is MSTRLDQLIEFLKESPEDPFLKYAIAAEYLKQGNEQEAMSRFEDLVQSNPEYVGTYYHLGKLYEKLSREESAIATYRSGIEIARKSRNFHALGELQGALAVLADDDDADF
- a CDS encoding copper resistance protein NlpE; this encodes MKRYIWIVGLWVIIGMVGCDNPKQSVAVYKDNLQDLKGRDKAEVVIGEYKGVLPCADCDGIETLISLHADNTYQYSSKYLNKSEDVFVREGKWKLDGNIITLDGVDYKFKLGNGMLSQLDLSGNDITGDISKYYVLTKN
- a CDS encoding cysteine desulfurase family protein, producing MQVYFDNAATTALDPEVIKVMIDVMDNNFGNPSSIHSHGRQVKTIVEKARKTIANLLHVSPAEIFFTSGGTEADNMAIVRSITDFGITHAITSPIEHHAVLHTLEELQKAGKVHLDLLEVDEKGNLNINQLEELLMRNPRTFVSIMHANNEIGNLNDIHHIAELCQKHNAVFHSDTVQTMGHYPHDLTQLKIDFVTGAAHKFHGPKGVGFLYINANNKIKPLIYGGAQERNMRGGTENVYGIAGLAKALELAYENMEEHHTYIQGLKSYMIDELLKAIPDIGFNGVIEPDKSLYTVLNVSFPCSNLADMLLFNLDIAGISCSGGSACSSGTDIGSHVLNAIKSSAERPSVRFSFCKNNTREEIDFVVNTLKELCTKNQ
- the lnt gene encoding apolipoprotein N-acyltransferase; amino-acid sequence: MKNNYLLALLSAFLLWLGWPPIPYSSPLLFIGFVPLLIAVENIIRSETCKRKGRKVFLTAGLTAVVWNTASIYWVYNSISAVMPAFAAVVISLIPFCLGAALMALAFRLYAQLRRKTNILLSLFGLMGFWISYEFLHESWDLAFPWMTLGNGFASFHQLVQWYEITGVYGGTIWIWLVNILVFTLYLNRKGLYPIKRKIVPIASLAAVLLLPTAYSLIRYFNYEEHQNPAQIVVVQPNIDPYIKFNISPEEQLNTLFALSNSVGKPNTEFFIWPETALSQNGDFDEENFRETYSYQRILKFLDQYKNGNVLSGIESYQLYNDAKTPTAREIAPHVYQDNFNAATLIDYSSKLQFYHKSKLVPGVEQMPFGAAMNFLKPLFKAFGGTTGGYGKQAEPSVFYAQSGIGAAPVICYESIWGNYVAKYVKKGAQFIAIITNDGWWGNTSGKDQHLQYAKLRAIENRRWVARSANTGISGFINQRGDIVQQTKWWQPAALNQEINLNEEITFYTQAGDIAAYLGLTLALGGFLILIVIRRKKELI
- a CDS encoding PH domain-containing protein, whose amino-acid sequence is MNMEQFAQDGQDIKIIEKLVSKVQDMLTPGEKIDYIAVQKKPAVTILPDSITISNKRIFMCEFTKLGLATDFEIFGWQDIKDIAFKEEIFGSKVTVIPFTGENLSIDYIPKVQARKLYQYIKAALENYKKAELAAEKEKIVIAPTVAKEGIIERPESNAAGQPAAAAPAQSAPQYYGAGQPTPQAQVQAQQPIASTPTIPSVSAAPISPAAAKEEEEDEITLKLKKLKTLFDKQLITQEEYESKKREVLSSL